A single region of the Strigops habroptila isolate Jane chromosome 3, bStrHab1.2.pri, whole genome shotgun sequence genome encodes:
- the ZCRB1 gene encoding zinc finger CCHC-type and RNA-binding motif-containing protein 1 gives MSGGLAPSKSTVYVSNLPFALTNNDLYRIFSKYGKVVKVTIMKDKDTRKSKGVAFILFLDKESAQNCSRALNNKQLFGRVIKASIAIDNGRAAEFIRRRNYFDKSKCYECGEAGHLSYACPKNMLGEREPPKKKEKKKRKKIVEPEEIEEEEESEEEGEDPALDSLSQAIAFQQAKIEEEQQRWMQTAGESSISDDSKRPRIKKSAYFSDEEELSD, from the exons ATGAGTGGTGGGTTGGCACCAAGCAAAAGCACAGTGTATGTGTCCAATTTACCCTTCGCTTTGACAAACAATGATCTGTACAGG atattttcaaaGTATGGGAAAGTTGTCAA AGTTACTATTATGAAAGACAAAGACACCAGGAAGAGTAAAGGAGttgcctttattttgtttttggaTAAAGAATCTGCACAAAACTGTTCTCGGGCACTAAATAACAAACAG TTGTTTGGAAGAGTAATAAAAGCAAGTATTGCCATTGATaatggaagagcagcagaattCATCCGCAGGCGTAACTACTTTGATAAGTCTAAATGTTACGAATGTGGG gAAGCAGGACACTTAAGTTATGCATGTCCTAAAAATATGCTAGGAGAGCGGgagccaccaaaaaaaaaagaaaagaagaaaagaaagaaaatagttgaGCCAGAAgaaat tgaggaggaggaagaaagtgaagaggaaggagaagaccCTGCTCTAGATAGTCTCAGCCAAGCTATAGCTTTTCAG CAAGCGAAAATTGAGGAAGAACAACAAAGATGGATGCAGACTGCAGGGGAATCTTCAATTTCAGATGATTCGAAACGTCCACGGATTAAGAAAAGTGCTTATTTCAGTGATGAGGAAGAACTTAGTGATTGA